The proteins below come from a single Salinivibrio kushneri genomic window:
- a CDS encoding DsbE family thiol:disulfide interchange protein, with translation MKKLFWFLPLLAFVALAGFFVAQLDKNAKGDDPTKLESVLVGKPVPAFHLEDLQTPSKEYDQAIFTGEPLLLNVWATWCPTCYAEHQFLNKLAAQGVKIIGLNYKDDRQKAIKWLSNLGNPYQISLYDGDGMLGLDLGVYGAPETFLIDANGVIQYRHVGDVNARNWEETLKPKFDALKGADK, from the coding sequence ATGAAGAAGCTATTCTGGTTTCTGCCGTTGTTGGCATTTGTCGCGTTGGCAGGTTTTTTTGTTGCCCAGCTCGATAAGAATGCTAAAGGCGACGATCCTACCAAGCTAGAGTCAGTATTAGTGGGCAAGCCCGTGCCCGCTTTTCACCTTGAGGATCTACAAACCCCGAGCAAGGAATACGATCAAGCCATTTTCACGGGCGAGCCCTTACTGCTTAATGTATGGGCCACCTGGTGTCCGACCTGTTATGCCGAGCACCAGTTTTTGAATAAATTGGCGGCGCAAGGCGTAAAGATCATTGGGCTTAATTACAAAGATGATCGGCAAAAAGCAATCAAATGGCTGAGCAACCTGGGTAACCCCTATCAAATCAGCTTATACGATGGTGATGGGATGCTAGGGCTGGATCTTGGTGTCTATGGTGCGCCGGAAACCTTTTTGATTGATGCCAACGGCGTGATTCAGTACCGACACGTGGGTGATGTGAATGCACGTAATTGGGAGGAGACCCTCAAGCCAAAATTTGATGCATTGAAGGGGGCTGACAAATGA